In the genome of Rhopalosiphum padi isolate XX-2018 chromosome 1, ASM2088224v1, whole genome shotgun sequence, the window cttttaatgaatttttagcCGAATACAaccgataatatttttatgatcagTTATCGGACATTCAGAACTTTtagatattcaaaatattcgAAATTCGGTTAAAATTAATGCTCGAAATCGAATACAacacaaaaagttaaaaaaaaaaataaagttcaatatcggtattaatataaaatacacactagaatactatttttatttatcgtaaTTTCCATATACCTAGTCCTTTTAGTTGGTTGACACGATTTTATTATCGTGTTATtctttaataaaagtttaaatgttaaaaatgtacgaCAGTTTCGGTTTGATCtcatacagttaaaaaaaaaaatatcatgttcGGATTTGATTTCTTGAAAAATGAAATTCAACTCGTCTCTAATAATtatgatgttatatattattatattatatatcgttatATAGTGTTTGAAACGGTGGTATGACAAAAATCTATCGACAATACGCCGTCAACCCCCCTCCCGTCACACCATCACAAATTAGTCCTCAAAGAATAGAAATAATGAGCTCGCAAAATCAAAATCTCCGTGTACCATACCTATACGCGTGTCTAATATGCGACTCGCCGCcgtcaacgataataataaatataatattttggatgTTGCGATGATGCGGTGGTGATATATTTCGCAGTCTACGGGTACATCGTCTTCGGTTCAAagaaaacatatacatttttttaattttaatatgaagaAACAGAAGTGAAATGTGATGACCCGGGAAAATCACACGTCAGTCACGTTGGATGCGGTGGAAAGCACGTCGGTCCAGTTTCCGATTGGCGTTTCGTTATTGATGTTCAACAGTGCCTTGTTTCGGTTGGCCTGCAGTTCCAGTTGCTTGAGCCCCGCGACGGCTGACTGAAATCCTGCGTTGTAGTCCAACGTCACCTCGTTGTAGATGTACTCTTCCCGTAGATCCTTATAGTTGTCGTTCTCGTCGGGTCCGCTGACCAGCGCACCGTACAGCACCTGTGGATTGGGCTTGGTACTCCGGTACGCTTCCCAGTCACATGGAGCCGGACGATCCATGCACGAGCTGCAAATCgacaatattatagtgaaacAGTCAGTACgcgaataatacataatattatcagtttggttattattgttaaccaAACACGAGTCAGTGGACGGACGCGACCTGCAATCTTGctttaaatacttgaaacttttcttaaaaaaatattactcgaCCTAATCCTCAGAGATAACAATTCTGTTTAGATCTTAATAACAACTAACGATGTAATCTTTGAGAATGGGGATGGAGAAGCAGTCAGTGCACCTCCTCCGCcttgtatagtatttttaaaatattcttaattttttatagttagatataatacttaatttatctaCTACTGAAAActctatactaataataaattaaattatttcattttaataaattagtattaactttTGTCGTCTTAATGACGTATCGGtactttattgttaaattactcGACGATTAAGAAAACGAACACCTATACCTAGCTATATTACACATCGGTTATAACGACAAACCATAGTACCAATACAAATGATAAGAAAAGTTATATTgcagttataatatgtaaaaaaatcacctaaaaaaaattgaaatctggttaaacaataaaaaccaCAGACAATCCTTCAAATGAGAACCTGGATCCAAAGATTCTGCAGGATGctacattttagaaatattacaaAGAAATGCAAAAAATAAGCTATTTCGacgaaaaaactaataaaatacctaaatattgaAGCGTACACACCTTTGAACAGTTAGAATTTAGTccatagtatatattaaaatttgtgacTACTAAACactatacttacatatatttttaattcagtaagtttaacaaataatattagtgaTCGAAACTAATTTAAATGTGTTAGTTTCTCATAGTacctatttgaaaaaataatgatttaatgagAATTAGTACCCCGAGCAAAAGCAATTTTATATGCGTACAACTGTAGAAATtagtattagtaatattttaagggGCAACAGTTTTTTGTCGTAATTTACGTATTctaatgcatttaaataaatgtattactaattactatttacatatatagccatataggctaaaataatgtatttaaatctcAAACCTCACCAAATAAAACCTAATCAATATAACATTTaccaatgtaaataataatatgtaaatgtcaagagtaaaaacacaattaatacaattttattagctttctagtttataatataaattctattttttttaaagagatCCCTAAAAAtcactaatacctatataatatcaatttttttcattacctCGCTGCGTGGTGTGGTTGTAATGGGTAATTTTTACCGAATCCCACCACGAAACTTTGTCCTCCATCTCCCAGTATGTAGTGGATCTGTTGTTTGGCAAATTCTCGGTATTGCATTGACTTTATGCCAATATCGGCTGCCTAcgcaggaaaaaaaattataagattgaTATTTTACCACACGAAAACCACCACCAAAGGAGTCGTGCCTATATACCTGCAAGCACAAGAACACGATGTTTGCAGCGTGACACAATGTACCAGATTTTTCGATGTATAATAATCCTTTAGGTGTTTTCTTCTGAACGTATAAATTGTAGTCGCAAAAATTTTGAATTGCTTCAGTATATTCGGATTGATTAGTTAGTTCGGCTAGAAGTGCCTAAAATCAGTTTTACAAAGTTAGACTTATTCAGTTTCTGAaactaaagtattattaatgtttaacaatgtaaatattgttattatttatatgataatggAATTAAATGCTGATTGTTTTAACAGATACTCGATCACTCTTTGGAATATCAATTGTTTTCACcccattaaatttgattttatactatacaatttgaagaattttaacataatattgattatattatggaataaaaaaatgatggaaataaaaaatgtaggaTAATCAAGCTGAAGtgaacttaattataattttaaatatatttttaaattaattagatttgtaattatataattagaatttttttggtatggtaaacaaaaaatattactttaatatgatTATGTGGAATGTAGTTGCCACATATTGATAAAATGAGTATTCGCGTGCGGTAATGCTCTGTTATCAGCTCATCGTATTTACTACCAAATACAGACAAACACTCTAGTAGTTATTGTAGCCCTAACCCTTGACACATAAACGTGAAAAAATTGGCTATATTTAGCTCCTTAAAAACGATCAATATAAAATCCCATTAACGTCTAAACAGGCGATAATTGTAATTAGTTCACAACGTTCGCGTCAATAAACGCAAACGGGAAAATGCACACGCCACGCACCGATTGGTTTCAACAcgagtaatattattagaacATTTAGAACCGCGAGGCAATCTTATAGGCGAAACTAGAAATGTATTAATCTGTGTGAAAATTTCCCCtagaaattcattaatttttaagtgcctaagaataaagtttaatataactttaataatctataatattattatgtatttttattttatttcaaatcaaGTTTTTTGTCTTTAAAAATGGTATCTCGAAAACGATATCTCTTTCAATATTCAGAATTGTCAAACTCAAGAAGCTTTTTCTCGGCCAATATTTCTCCATATTGAAGAAAACATTTCGAAACTTTATTAtccaatatgtaattattataataattatgtgcgTATTTGTGGaagaatatttatatgaagTGCTTAGTTCCCTCAAACCCCACCTACATGAACATAATatggataaaattaatttatatagatcaACATTTGGTGTTTCTTTTATTCTCGAGTGAAATGTAATTTGAAACAATCATTTAATCTGCGATATGCAAAATGTCCCCCTTGCattctatacaattttataaaatatattataatattatagccatgTAGATTCTGCACCTGTACGCCTGCGACTTTTTTGTTGTAGTAAAATTCGTTAGGCCGTTCTTTGAGTCGGTACTTCATGTACATGTATTCGGCGTCGTCCAAATACTGCGATTCCTTTGTGGCCTTGTACAGCCATGCCGCGGCCCACGTTAGTTCATCACCATAATCTGTCGATCTGAAAAAAAACCAACAGATTCCACTTGACTATTTGAGTCGGATCACATTGGCCTCCGATCGAATAGAACGAATAGAATGAATCGAGAACGAAGTGTTAATTATGATTTACTCGTAATATTGCGCCGCTCCTTTGATCGCGTCGTGGTAGAGGCCTCTGTACTGAGTAGCAAATAGGTACAGTTGTTTAGCGTGACTTAAGCAACTGGCCGAAAAATTGGAATCGATTTTGGTGAATATTATCGATACGGCAGAAAGAGCAGCAGACGTCTCGCCGGCCAAATCGGAacctaaaaaaattagattgaataataaatatgacgtaaacattatattataataatatgatatggtaTGAGCCTAATATGACCGCAACACAAAAAAATG includes:
- the LOC132932273 gene encoding endoglucanase A-like isoform X1, with translation MLLKFTLKFILLLLFREHHSTHQSPLGHAMIRVILASFLLAGVARCYNYDEVLRLSLMFYEAQRSGHLPANNRIPWRADSATTDKGQNGEDLSGGYYDAGDFVKFGFTMASTTTILAWGYLSYKEAYEEVNEWENALGSIRWAAEYFIKCHVSDYEFYGQVGDFSLDQGFWGRPEDMNMSRPSYKIDKNRPGSDLAGETSAALSAVSIIFTKIDSNFSASCLSHAKQLYLFATQYRGLYHDAIKGAAQYYESTDYGDELTWAAAWLYKATKESQYLDDAEYMYMKYRLKERPNEFYYNKKVAGVQALLAELTNQSEYTEAIQNFCDYNLYVQKKTPKGLLYIEKSGTLCHAANIVFLCLQAADIGIKSMQYREFAKQQIHYILGDGGQSFVVGFGKNYPLQPHHAASSCMDRPAPCDWEAYRSTKPNPQVLYGALVSGPDENDNYKDLREEYIYNEVTLDYNAGFQSAVAGLKQLELQANRNKALLNINNETPIGNWTDVLSTASNVTDV
- the LOC132932273 gene encoding endoglucanase A-like isoform X2, producing the protein MRYVTTVMIRVILASFLLAGVARCYNYDEVLRLSLMFYEAQRSGHLPANNRIPWRADSATTDKGQNGEDLSGGYYDAGDFVKFGFTMASTTTILAWGYLSYKEAYEEVNEWENALGSIRWAAEYFIKCHVSDYEFYGQVGDFSLDQGFWGRPEDMNMSRPSYKIDKNRPGSDLAGETSAALSAVSIIFTKIDSNFSASCLSHAKQLYLFATQYRGLYHDAIKGAAQYYESTDYGDELTWAAAWLYKATKESQYLDDAEYMYMKYRLKERPNEFYYNKKVAGVQALLAELTNQSEYTEAIQNFCDYNLYVQKKTPKGLLYIEKSGTLCHAANIVFLCLQAADIGIKSMQYREFAKQQIHYILGDGGQSFVVGFGKNYPLQPHHAASSCMDRPAPCDWEAYRSTKPNPQVLYGALVSGPDENDNYKDLREEYIYNEVTLDYNAGFQSAVAGLKQLELQANRNKALLNINNETPIGNWTDVLSTASNVTDV